CCTCCATCAAGCCCACTCATCTCAGATTATCTGGACAAAATCCCATACCCAGATTACCAGCCCCAAATCCAGTACTTAGACTCCCAGCCCCCCAAAACCCGAGACCTAACCCCCCATTCCAGAGAAGGAATCCATATCTCATAAAGCGTATAAGTCCCAACCAAATgcaagagagaagagaaaaaggtctGTGctatttttgtgatgaaaagtaCCATCAAGGACATAAATGCAACAGGCCCAAATTATACTTACTGGAAGGAATGGAATTTGAaggggaaggagaagaagaattgGAGGAAGAAGAGACCTTTAACCAACCTGATACAGAGACTTTATCTGCAGTCCAGCAAGCTGAACTCTTGGGCATATCCTTGCATGCCATTGTAGGGGCACCTTCTCCCAAAACCATGAGGTTAGTTGAGAAAATTGGTACATGTTCAGTTATTGTTCTCATTGATACCGGTAGTACACATAgttttattgatatgaatgtAGCAAGGAGGGTAAAACTACCAGTGGAGGAAAGCCACTTGGCAGTCCAAGTTGCTAATGGGGACACCCTTCCTTGCCTTGGTTGCTATAGGGCAGTTCTTTTAAAGATGCAAATCTGTAACATTTTAGCAAATCTATTCTTATTAACCCTAGGAGGGTGTGATATTGTGTTTGGGGTAGATTGGTTAAGAAGTTTGGGGACTATTCAATGGAACTTTGCTGATTTAAGTATGAGTTTCTTTATGGAATGAGAGAATTTATTTCTGCAGGGCTTGAGGTTACCTAAGAAGGCTACAGAGGAAGAGCATAGTTTGAGCAAGGCTGCCCTTGTAGAAGGAAGAGGAATATGGCTGCAGTTAATGGAGATCAGTGACAACCCAAGAAGAGCACCAGTAGAGCCTGCCATACAAGCTGTTTTGAATGAATTCAAAACAGTGTTTGCTGAACCCAATGGACTCCCACCCCCTAGGAGTCACGGCCACCAGATCCAACTCCAAGAAGCAGCTAAGCCGACATGTGTTAGGCCCTATCGATACCCCTATTATCAGAAAGAAGAAATTGAGAAGTTGGTCAGGGAAATGCTTAAGGCTGGGATCATCCAACCTAGTCAAAGTCCATACTCATCACCAGTTCTCTTGGTGAGGAAGGCGGATGGGAGTTGGCGCATGTGCGTTGATTATCGAACTCTCAACAAAGATACCATCAAAGCTAAGTTTCCCATTCCTAATATAGATGAGTTATTGGATGAGCTTAATGGTGCTGAGTTGTTTTCTAAACTTGACTTGCGATCAGGCTACGATCAAATTAGGATGAAGCCTGaagatgtgcccaaaactgcctTTCGTACACATGAGGGGCATTATGAGTTTTTAGTGATGCCCTTTGGGCTCACCAATGCGCCATCAATCTTTTAAGGGTTGATGAATGGGATATTCAGGCCATATCTCAGGAAATTTGtactagttttttttatgacataCTTGTGTACAGTAAATCTGTTGTAGAACATGTAGGGCATCTAAAAGCTATCTTAGAAGTTTTGAGACAATACCAGCTGCATGCTAAGGCCTCAAAATGTGTTTTTGGCTGTCGTGAAGTGGAGTATTTGGGCCATGTTATTTCTAAAGAGGGAGTCAAAGCAGatccataaaaaatttcaacCATAATGGAATGGCCTGAACCAAAGAATCCTAAGGCTCTAAGGGGATTTTTGGGTTTAACAGGTTATTATAGAAAGTTTGTAAAGGGATATGGAAGTATTGCAGCCCCTCTAACTgctttacttaaaaaaaattcctttaaGTGGAGTGAGGAGGCCAGCCAAGCATTTGCAGCATTAAAGGCAGCCATGGTGACCCCTCCTGTTTTAGCCTTAccagattttttcaaaatatttgtggTGGAGTGTGATGCTTCTGGAAATGCTTTGGGAGCTGCTTTAATGCAGGAAGGGAGGCCTCTAGCTTATTTAAGCTAAGCATTAAAAGGTAAAAATTTGTTCTTATCcacttgaaaaagaatttttggCTCTTGTATTGGCAGTTAAAAAATGGAGGCATTATCTGCTGGGGCATAAATTTAAAGTAAGGACTGACCAGCAAGCACTGAAGCACCTTTTGGAGCAAAAGGTTGGAACCCCTTTTCAACAAAAGGTTGGAACCCCTTTTCAACAAAAGCGGATAACAAAGTTATTAGGCTTTGATTTTAGTGTGGAATATCATAGTGGCAAAGGAAATAAGGCAGCAGATGCTCTCTCCTGGTTACCAGACCAAGGGAACAGTTCAAAACCAGATGTGACCATGACTAATTATGGAGAAGCCAAGGCCATCAGCATGGTTACTGTTAATTGGTGGGAAGGGCTCCATCAAGTATACTACCAAGACCCCCAGTTGCAGCAGTTACTCAACCACTACCATCAAGGAGATCTTGATCCCCTCAAGTACCAGCTTAGAGGAGGATTCTTATTCTACAAAGGGAGGCTACACTTGGGAACCCTTAGGGTGCAACAGGAGCAAATCATGCAGCAATTATATAGCAGCCCCATGGGAGGGCATACTGGTTCACAGAAGACTCACTCCAGGCTCAAAAGGGAATTCTTTTGGCATCGCATGAGAAAGGACATTAGAAAATTTATTAGAGAGTGCGAGGTATGCCAAAGGAACAAAACAGAGAACCTCAAACCAATTGGAACATTGCAGCCTCTGCCAATACCAAGTAAAGTATGGGTGGATATTAGTATGGACTTCATAGAGGGATTGTCTATGTCTAAGGGATACAATGTAATCATGGTGATAATAGACAGGTTCAGCAAGTACAGTCATTTCATACCAATGGCACACCCATATATAGCAGCAACAGTAGCAAAAGCATTCATGGACAATATATTCAAATTACACGGCATACAGCAGAGCATAGTCAGTGATCGAGATGCAATATTCACAAGCAACTTTTGGAAAGAAATCTTTCATTTAAGTGGAACCAAGCTGCTAATGAGTTCggcttatcaccctcaaacggACAGGCAGACAGAGATAATGAACAAATGGTTAGAAGGATACCTTAGGTGCTTTACTAGTGATAGACCCAAAGATTGGGCTAGTTGGCTAGCCTTAGCCGAGTGGACATACAATACCTCAGAGCAATCCTCCACAGGGTTTACCCCCTTTGAGATAGTGTACGGACAAGAGCCACCAAAACTCCTTCCATATGAGCCTGGGACTACAGCAGTGCAAGCAGttgaagatgagatgaggaGCCGAGATTTCATCCTTACTTTGGCATGAGAAAACCTGCAAGAAAAGCTCAAACAAGAATGAAATTGTATGCAAATAAAAAGAGAACAGAGAGGGAATATAGCGTGGGGGATTGGGTCTATTTGAGATTAAGACCCTATAGGCAGATGACCGTTGCAGTGAGGAAAAGCTTGAAGCTTTCTCCAAGGTATTCTGGGCCCTTTTAGATCATTCAAAAAATTGGAAAAGTTGCATACAAGCTTGATCTATCCAAGGAATCTAAGATTTACCCAATATTCCATTTCTCCTGCCTCAAGAAGAAGATTGGAACCCAAATAAGCCCTAACCCAAGACTGCCGACAGTAATGGAAAATGGCACCATGGCCCCTGCACcagaaaaaatacaaaaaagaaggCTCAAGAAAAAAGGAAATCGTGCAGGAATTGATTTCTTGGTTCAGTGGAAAGGAGCTAACAAGGAAGATGCTACCTGGGTTGATTCAGATGAGCAGCGCAGGACATATCCCGAACTCATGGGCGAGTTCTTCTGAAGGGAAGATTATGTTACACGCCCAGAAATATTTAGTAAAGTGGGGTTAAGTAAGCTagagagttattttatttgttaagggGTATTTTCGgttatgcatgttttattttattctgttGGGTCTAGACTAAGTCAATGGGTTGTTTCCGTAGTGGGTAAAGATATTTTACGTGGGTTGTTGTTTGTTTTGCACTAGCCCGTGCATAGTGGTTCTGTTATTTCCTATTTCCTTGCAATCATGTACGCCTATTAAAGGCCAGAGAATTATGAATGAAGATTATCACTTTGAATCTCAATATTGCCGTGTGCATCTGTGGAGGTCTTCTGGCTCCTAAAACTGCTAGAgttcaattaaataaatttcttgATTCATAACAAAATTTAGAGATACTCTTATAGATTATTTTGAACATCGAATTTGGCTAAcacacaaaaaattaaaaaaataaaaacaaaaccaaacaaaaacaatcttCATCTTTGGGAATTCGGTGACAAAGCAGACAATCTCAACTCTGCACCTATGAAACTACCAAATTAGGCGAATGAGAGATCATGTACTTGAAATAACTGCCTATTCTTTGAAATCAGCAACCACCTTATTACACATAATATAGAGgggaaagaaggaaaatgatactcttCCCGTTGAAGGCTACCGCTGTGATTTTTacgtttttattattattattttttttttttatttaatgattaagtaaatattttttaataatgttgtaaaatgttttattttttttaaatatttaaaaatacgtaaaaaaatacataaaatcaaCTAGTTGGAACCCAACAGGTAGAGCCACCCGGGAAAAGAATATGTCAAAATGGACCTCTCAacataatgaaaaattatatttgaaagttAGTTTGTAAAGCAGACTCTCTATTTAATTGACATGATAAGACTTGATTTgataagaaaattgaaaattgaaatctcTAACAAATCAAATCTTGACATGTCAATTAAATAGAGAGTAACTTCctttaaaagcaatttttcgAAGCTCTCTTCATCAAACGTTGAACTCTCCTTTAATAATCTCCTCTCCCTTTTTGGCACAATTGACAAAGGAAACCGAAAATGGAGAAAATGAATCCAAGTAGCTCTATCATTGCCATTAGCGGAAACGTTGGCCCAAACATGACGTATTTATGTCAAACATGCATAATCAATTACAGAATGATGAAGCCAGACACCACTTGACAAAGGCTCAAAATGCTTGTGAATGTGGTAGTCATGAACAGTTATGACGTGGACCCATGATGAATGAAGAGAAACATATGTACTCATGCCTGGATAGTgacctttaaaataaaatgtcagCACCTAAGCTGAGTCTAAAAATGTCGGAGAAATACAGAGACGAGAATGGTTAAAAAGGACAAGTGCAAAACAACAAAGAACACCATAGGCAAGTGATGAGGGATCCCATGCATCACGGAGACACGACCTACTAAGGAAACAAAGTGCTTTTTATGTGTTGGTAAGGTGAGGTATTTAccgtacatacatatatatagagagacaGAAACAGAGATACcaagtagcaaaactcattgaGTACGAgttataaagaaaaatgtttggtttactaaaaaaaaatcttataaaaataaagatcacAAACATAACACGACACTCTCCACGTTGTTAATATGATATAATTCAATTtgtaaaagaaatctaaaattaaatttcatcaAAGCTCAAGTCCTATCAAATCAGTAGTGTTAATGGTGTTTCCTCTACACCGACtcgtaaatataattttttattaagtaCTTTCACAGTTCTATATTCACCCAAAAAATTTGAAGGGTAATAAATACTTCAGCATATTGATATTAGTTTGGAGGAACACATAAAAATTACTCACACTTTTCTTTCAACGGCTTTATTTGGAAGGACTCATGCTGCTTGCTTGTAAAGGACATAGTAGTTAGGGCCAACAgttaacaaataattaaaaaatgaaatctaACATCTATGCCTGCCTGCCTCTCCTCAAGATTTCCCAGTTCAAGTTGAGAAGAGAGTCGATAAATGTATGCAAGGCGACTGATCTTTCTCAAGTTGCTGTGTTGATCTGCTACTATCTATTACATCATATGGCATAACTCTTTGTAAAATGGACTTGACTTGAATCCACTTTATGTTAGAATTGAGGCCGTTCGAAACTTCGATGGGGAAGATAATTTCATGCTAAAATAAGAAATGCATGTGAAGTATTTGTGCTAGATCTTTCCTTCAAGCAATGCTATTCTtccttgaaaatatatatatatatatatatatatatatgatatcccTAATCAAGAATGCTAATGTGGTGCAGTACTTCATGTAATTTCATTgtttacaattttaaaaaatagtatttgtTCTCGTAAAAACAACTCCTCTTTGAAACTGGACACCAGCCATATCCAATGCTATGGCAAATGGGTCTTAAAAATTATTCCCGTTTTAATCAATTGAACCATCCACTACAATAGTGCACACAGTTGCTTCATTACCatataaaaatacatcaatCTCATTGTCCTTCAAATTCGGGTTCACAATCTGCTTCCTCTCTTTGAAGCCTCATCTCCGCAAAAACTCCATCCAGTAACACATATATTTCATCACACCTCGGATGTGACCTATCCTCCACAATGAACTTATGAATTTGGCCTCCCTCTTCAATGAAACTGTACCCTGCTGCCTTTGTAATCAGGCCACCCTTCATCAACTTCCTTAACTTTGCAACTCCAGCCCACTGACCGGCTGATGCATAAATATTGGACAGAATTACATAGTTCCCTGGATTCCGGGGTTCAAGCTGAAAGAGGGACTCAGCTGCTATTTCAGCCAGTTCAATATTACCATGGAAACTGCAAGCCCCCAGAAGTGCACCCCATACTACAGAATCTGGTTTCATTGGCATACTTTTTATTAGTTCATAAGCTTCTTGCAGATCTCCAGAACGACCTAAGAGATCAACCATGCATCCATAGTGTTCTAACTTGGGAGTGATATGAAAGTTAGCCTCCATCGAATGAAAGAGTTGTCGACCTTTAATGACCAAGCCTCCATGAGTACATGCTAAGAGAAGTCCCACAAATGTAACATCATCAGGTGCAATTCCTTCTCTCTGGTATAAGGCCACAAACACAAATGTGAGAGTAAGAACCTGAAAAAAGCTTTACTTTTGCAACTATATTACTTGCCAATACTTGTCATAGGTAAGAGCCACAAGCAAAGAGACTGCATACCAGCATTTGATCATAAAGCTCAAGGGCCTCATTGCATCGTCCATGGACAGCCAAACCTAGGATCATTGAGTTCCAAGAGCACAAACTTCTGCGGCTACCAATCTCATCAAACACCTGCCAAGCAATATCAATTTTACCACACCTCGCATACATCTCCAATACAGCATTGCTTACATACAAATTCTTGAAGAAACCATTTTTTCTTGCATATGCTTCAATCCTCTCCCCAACCTCCAATGCCCCGAGATTTGCACAAGCCGGAAGAACACTTGCTATCGTCACTTCATTTGGTCTCATATCTTTCGCCTTCTCCATCATCAAAAACATCCTCAAGGCCCTCGCATACTGTCCATTTTGTGAGTACCCAGATATCATTGCCGTCCATGAAACCACATTTCTACAAGGCATCGAACCAAACAATTCTAATGCACCCTCCATATCCCCAGCCCTGGCATAGCCCGCAATGATTGAATTCCAAGTGGGTATATCTCTTACTtttatttcatcaaattttTGGCGTGCTGAGGCCAACATGCCTAGTTTAGTATACATGTCAACCAAAGCAGTCAGAGCAAAAACGTCAGACTCAAAACCCGACTTGACAAAATGTGTGTGGAGCATTTGGCCATGGCAAGGGGAGGAGAGGGCAGCACAAGTGGCAAAAACAAACGTGAAGGTGTGTTGATTTGGCAGACAGCCTTGAAGGCACATTTGGGAGTAGAGGGACACGCACTGGTAGCATTGCCCGTGACTCGAATAGGCTTGAATGAGCTTGTTATAGAGAAGGACAGTTGGCTTTGGAATAAGGTCGAACAGCTTTCGGGCATAGGAAAGGTTTGGGATGTTAAGGACCCCAACAATCAGTGTTTTGACGTGGTCTATGCCACTTCTTAGAGTATAGGCGTGGATTTGCTTCAGTTGGTTCATAACAACCCTCTTCTATGTGATGTTCCAACAATCGAATAGTGAAATTTTCGACAACCAGGGTTGGAGATGCAGGGATTTGACATTTacgtattctctctctctctctctctctctctctctctctctcgtttgaaCACAATTTTGAAGACTATAAAAGCGTAGAGATCTAGAGCCAATATCGTCCTCTCCGTTTGTCACTATGATGTATGCTGCTTACAGAGAGAGAATGTAGTACGGCAGTTTATGTGTTGGTGTGTATACTGTATGTTCCACGGGAAGCCAGTCTAtagaattttgctacatacaaatataattgtgcattaatctatgtatcaatactgatttattcatacttaaaatttaaattaacactgttttcaataaaatctactttttgaccaatcacatcacattagtatacagattaatatacaattatgtttgcaactatatttttcttagaATTTATTACGATTGAAAAAGAGTTGATGCATCCGATAAAagttatccattttttttttccttaattgttaagggaagaaggaagtgtgtctaaataagtttatcatttttttccttttttttttctaaaaaaaatatttaaattaatttaaaaaatattaaaaaattacaaaataaaaaaatacatattgcACTTCACTGTAGAAACTCTCGGGACCACCTCTCGGTGGCTCTAGCAGTACATTAAGATTTAACATGACAATATTTGATTTACAAACTTCACATGTtagtaaaatttgatttatagaatttaaatttttagccaatttataaatagaatttcagGTCCATATATAAACTAAAGCTTAATTTATTATGGTCTTTTGCAAAATTTTGAATCCATGAGGCATGAACACAATAAAAAGGGCTAGCATTtagcattttcaaatttaattatatgTCCTTTTAGCATTTACCATATGTAGCCGATTGAATTAACCTCTAAAAGTGAAATAAAGTGCTAATatgacaaaacaaaaatactctttttattgaatttggaaacaatagttaagatccaaacaaaaaattatttagaaaattttttcCAGACCATGACACCATAGCATTATTCGGTCCAATATGTTTTGATGTGGTAAGTCCCAAACTACTTACTTGTAATGAAATATGAATGACTCTGAGATAGGGGAGGGCAGTGGGACCTTGCCCCTCTCTACCCTGCCTCGCCTGCATTTGGACAGacttgcgggagcaagatggggTTGGGCCCCATCAGCTTTTCCCCCACCCCAGATgtatgttaaaaaagaaaattatatttctagTAAAACGACGTCATTTTAGGAATACCTAAAATGATGTCGTTTCACTATAAGACTAAAATTTCCCCCTGACTCCCACTCTCCCAAAACTCTTCCACTCTAAAATTTTTCTCTCGCCACCCCTCTCTCTCAACCAAAATACCCTCAGTTGTCACACCCTCTTGCTCATGGAGCACCTGTTGGAGACCTCGGTCAAGCCTCTAAACACTTAGGGTCCGATCCTCTCCTTGTTGCTCCTCTAGTGACCGATAGGACTCCTTTGCTTGGTGTAGGTCACGTGTAGCCCAAAAGAAGCTTGGGTGAGATGAGGCTAGGGTTCAATGGTGGGAAGTATGGATGATGTTTAGACTACGTGATCACGGGTTGTGTGATGATGGTGCACGGCTAAGTGATCCTTGGTATGCTAGGTGCCACTTGTGTGCTAGGATTGGATGAAAGCCAATCTTGGCTAGGGTTTGGTGTAGGATTCAGCCAAGGCAAGAGTGGAAGGTGGCTAGGGCTTAGGTGGCAATTAGATTTCCTACAAGTTAGGAATTGCGCAATTCTTAAAAGTAGGAATTGAGATCTAGAGATCTAAACTGACAAGGGCTGGCCGAAAATGAGTGGGATGGATAAGGGTGATATGTTTTGGTGGGAAGATGGAATTTAAGTGAGCCAATCAAGAGAAATTGACCAATCAAATTATAGATGGAAAAGGGAAGTGAGAATATTTAGGATCTACGGTTTCGGCCAAGTCAAGGAGGCTATGGCCAAATGGTGTATTGTGAGTTCTAGGGTTTTGTAGCTTGTTTGGTTGTGGGAATTTGAGAGTGGCGTGTAGGGCTTGATGAGAGGTTAGGATTTTGTGGTTTGAGGCAATTGAAGGTGGCGAGAAAGGCAAAAGATAGGGTTGGCCGAAA
This genomic interval from Carya illinoinensis cultivar Pawnee chromosome 2, C.illinoinensisPawnee_v1, whole genome shotgun sequence contains the following:
- the LOC122300028 gene encoding uncharacterized protein LOC122300028 isoform X1, with protein sequence MVPFSITVGSLGLGLIWVPIFFLRQEKWNIGFSHAKVRMKSRLLISSSTACTAVVPGSYGRSFGGSCPYTISKGVNPVEDCSEVLYVHSAKASQLAQSLGLSLVKHLRALPQKCSCVKTQVFKCNDGLPRATFLIVIY
- the LOC122300028 gene encoding uncharacterized protein LOC122300028 isoform X2, which translates into the protein MVPFSITVGSLGLGLIWVPIFFLRQEKWNIGFSHAKVRMKSRLLISSSTACTAVVPGSYGRSFGGSCPYTISKGVNPVEDCSEVLYVHSAKASQLAQSLGLSLVKHLSNMPKMRSWKGSLRTISD
- the LOC122300064 gene encoding pentatricopeptide repeat-containing protein At5g08510; translation: MNQLKQIHAYTLRSGIDHVKTLIVGVLNIPNLSYARKLFDLIPKPTVLLYNKLIQAYSSHGQCYQCVSLYSQMCLQGCLPNQHTFTFVFATCAALSSPCHGQMLHTHFVKSGFESDVFALTALVDMYTKLGMLASARQKFDEIKVRDIPTWNSIIAGYARAGDMEGALELFGSMPCRNVVSWTAMISGYSQNGQYARALRMFLMMEKAKDMRPNEVTIASVLPACANLGALEVGERIEAYARKNGFFKNLYVSNAVLEMYARCGKIDIAWQVFDEIGSRRSLCSWNSMILGLAVHGRCNEALELYDQMLREGIAPDDVTFVGLLLACTHGGLVIKGRQLFHSMEANFHITPKLEHYGCMVDLLGRSGDLQEAYELIKSMPMKPDSVVWGALLGACSFHGNIELAEIAAESLFQLEPRNPGNYVILSNIYASAGQWAGVAKLRKLMKGGLITKAAGYSFIEEGGQIHKFIVEDRSHPRCDEIYVLLDGVFAEMRLQREEADCEPEFEGQ